One Sphingomonas sp. LHG3406-1 genomic window carries:
- a CDS encoding Flp family type IVb pilin, whose product MTAIRTMLRMLRADERGATAIEYGLIAALISVACISGFSAMGGGSNGMWGGIGNKVEKAMNK is encoded by the coding sequence GTGACGGCTATCCGAACGATGTTGCGCATGTTGCGCGCCGACGAACGGGGCGCAACGGCGATCGAATATGGACTCATCGCGGCGCTTATCTCCGTCGCCTGCATCAGTGGCTTCAGCGCCATGGGTGGCGGCAGCAACGGCATGTGGGGCGGGATCGGCAACAAGGTCGAAAAGGCGATGAACAAGTAA
- a CDS encoding SAM-dependent methyltransferase has translation MADPLFDAAAREQRRRRALSRTPRPFLAERIVEDWLERLAPVQRRFVQALVTGCPPALHARLSGVAGDVRYADTVDGLAAEEEGSLDLILVMGELDARDELPLLLRIIASRLAPGGLLAGAIVGGQSLPALRAAIHAAGEAEGVFAARAHPMVEPGAFAGLLGAAGLADPVVDIERLRLRYRSFGKLVADLRDHAGTNMLAARPRAGLKRAQLAAATAAFAALADKGATEERIELLHYGAWSPVGNNRP, from the coding sequence ATGGCCGATCCCTTGTTCGATGCCGCCGCGCGGGAGCAGCGTCGCCGCCGCGCCCTTTCCCGAACGCCGCGCCCGTTCCTCGCCGAGCGGATCGTCGAGGACTGGCTCGAGCGGCTGGCACCGGTGCAGCGGCGATTCGTGCAAGCGCTGGTCACCGGCTGTCCGCCGGCGCTTCATGCGCGACTGTCAGGCGTGGCCGGGGACGTGCGCTACGCCGATACGGTCGACGGCCTTGCTGCCGAGGAGGAAGGCTCGCTCGACCTCATCCTGGTGATGGGAGAGCTGGACGCGCGCGACGAACTTCCGCTGCTGCTGCGGATCATCGCCTCACGCCTTGCCCCGGGGGGGCTGCTGGCGGGCGCGATCGTCGGGGGCCAGAGCCTGCCGGCGCTGCGGGCGGCCATCCATGCGGCGGGCGAAGCGGAAGGTGTCTTCGCGGCGCGGGCGCATCCGATGGTCGAGCCCGGCGCCTTTGCCGGGCTGCTCGGCGCCGCGGGGCTTGCCGATCCGGTCGTCGACATCGAGCGGCTGCGGCTGCGCTATCGGTCGTTCGGCAAGCTTGTGGCCGACCTGAGGGACCATGCCGGGACCAACATGCTCGCCGCCCGCCCGCGCGCCGGGCTCAAGCGGGCGCAGCTTGCCGCGGCAACGGCAGCCTTCGCTGCACTGGCCGACAAGGGAGCGACCGAGGAACGGATCGAACTGCTCCACTATGGTGCGTGGAGCCCGGTCGGGAATAATCGTCCTTAA
- a CDS encoding double zinc ribbon domain-containing protein encodes MGLAGIRWLLDFALPPRCPGCGEITEAVDLFCTACWGKLEFATGGCDRCGLPLKPGELQVCTSCEVSPGPLDRVRAALIYGDVPRTIATHLKYGRKIALARTMAGLMKRPLADLSQDALLVPVPLHRWRLWSRGFNQSLLIARALGRPLDPDLLRRTRATPRLKGMSPAERRRTVKGVFALRNGASVKARDVILVDDVMTTGATAEACARLLRKAGARRVELLAFARVVR; translated from the coding sequence GTGGGACTCGCTGGCATTCGCTGGCTGCTCGACTTCGCGCTTCCGCCGCGCTGCCCTGGTTGCGGCGAGATCACCGAGGCCGTCGACCTTTTCTGCACTGCCTGCTGGGGCAAGCTCGAGTTCGCGACCGGCGGCTGTGATCGCTGCGGACTTCCGCTGAAGCCGGGCGAGTTGCAGGTCTGCACCTCCTGCGAAGTCAGCCCGGGACCGCTCGACCGGGTGCGCGCCGCGCTCATCTATGGTGACGTGCCGCGTACCATCGCCACGCATCTCAAATATGGCCGCAAGATCGCGCTGGCGCGAACCATGGCCGGCTTGATGAAGCGGCCGCTTGCCGACTTGTCGCAAGACGCCCTGCTGGTGCCGGTGCCGCTGCATCGCTGGCGGCTGTGGAGCCGCGGCTTCAACCAGTCGCTGCTGATCGCGAGGGCCCTTGGCCGGCCGCTCGATCCCGACCTCCTCCGACGCACTCGCGCCACCCCCCGACTCAAGGGGATGAGCCCTGCCGAACGGCGGCGAACGGTGAAGGGCGTCTTCGCCCTCCGCAACGGGGCGTCGGTGAAGGCTCGGGACGTGATCCTCGTCGACGATGTCATGACCACCGGCGCCACCGCCGAGGCCTGCGCGAGGTTGCTCCGCAAGGCCGGTGCCCGGAGGGTCGAGCTGCTCGCCTTCGCCCGCGTGGTCCGCTGA
- the grxC gene encoding glutaredoxin 3, with the protein MATVEMYLKTTCPYCIRASELLRGKGITPTTYNLDAGGPKRDEMIERCGRMTVPQIFIDGRHVGGCDDLFALEREGRLDPLLAA; encoded by the coding sequence GTGGCGACCGTCGAAATGTACCTGAAGACCACCTGCCCCTATTGCATTCGCGCGAGCGAGCTGCTGCGCGGCAAGGGCATTACGCCGACCACCTACAATCTCGACGCCGGCGGACCCAAGCGCGACGAAATGATCGAGCGTTGCGGTCGCATGACCGTGCCGCAGATCTTCATCGACGGGCGTCACGTCGGCGGCTGTGACGATCTGTTCGCGCTCGAGCGCGAAGGCCGGCTGGACCCGCTGCTCGCCGCATGA
- a CDS encoding carbon-nitrogen hydrolase family protein, producing MSRIALLQAQTGVDPARNAAALVDAAGQARAGGAAMLFTPEMSGLLDRDRERASGHYRSQEDDPVLAAVRDAAAREGLWVHVGSLAVRSDGGKLANRAFVIDPAGGIRATYDKLHLFDVDLPTGESWRESASYAPGERAVVVEGTPVGNLGLAICYDLRFPALFAALAEAGAETIAVPAAFTVPTGQAHWQVLLRARAIEAGLFVVAAAQAGRHEDGRETYGHSLVADPWGKLLLEMDGAPGLAFADVELEEIRRVRGRVPALDHRRPIPPVERC from the coding sequence ATGAGCCGGATCGCGCTCCTCCAGGCGCAGACGGGCGTCGATCCGGCCCGCAACGCCGCGGCGCTTGTGGATGCCGCAGGTCAGGCCAGGGCCGGCGGCGCGGCCATGCTGTTCACGCCCGAAATGAGCGGTCTCCTCGATCGCGACCGCGAGCGGGCTTCGGGCCATTACCGCAGCCAGGAGGATGATCCGGTCCTCGCCGCCGTTCGCGATGCGGCGGCGCGCGAAGGGCTGTGGGTGCATGTCGGCAGCCTCGCGGTCAGAAGCGATGGTGGCAAGCTCGCCAACCGCGCCTTCGTCATCGATCCCGCCGGCGGCATCCGCGCGACCTACGACAAGCTCCACCTGTTCGATGTCGACCTGCCGACCGGCGAAAGCTGGCGGGAATCGGCCAGCTATGCGCCCGGCGAGCGCGCGGTGGTGGTCGAGGGCACTCCGGTCGGCAATCTCGGCCTCGCCATCTGCTACGACCTGCGTTTTCCCGCCCTGTTCGCGGCGCTGGCGGAAGCGGGGGCGGAGACGATCGCCGTTCCCGCCGCCTTTACCGTCCCGACCGGCCAAGCCCATTGGCAGGTGCTGCTCCGGGCCCGGGCAATCGAGGCCGGCCTGTTCGTCGTCGCGGCGGCGCAGGCAGGTCGGCACGAGGACGGGCGCGAAACCTATGGCCACAGCCTCGTCGCCGATCCCTGGGGCAAGCTGCTGCTGGAGATGGACGGTGCGCCGGGCCTTGCCTTTGCCGACGTCGAGCTGGAGGAGATCAGGCGCGTCCGCGGCCGAGTCCCGGCGCTTGACCACCGCCGTCCGATCCCGCCCGTCGAGCGGTGCTGA
- a CDS encoding DUF6356 family protein → MRRLFTEHPTSLGMSYAQHGAGAVLIGCRMIGAGAACLVHAAVPGLFTETAGRTVSDLHDHMLKRRAGAPDPQAWPDYEI, encoded by the coding sequence ATGCGACGACTGTTTACCGAGCATCCCACCAGCCTCGGCATGAGCTATGCGCAGCACGGGGCCGGCGCGGTCCTGATCGGGTGCCGGATGATCGGCGCCGGGGCCGCCTGCCTGGTCCATGCCGCCGTCCCCGGCCTGTTCACCGAGACCGCCGGTCGTACCGTCTCTGATCTCCACGACCATATGCTCAAGCGGCGCGCCGGCGCGCCCGATCCCCAGGCCTGGCCCGATTATGAGATCTGA
- a CDS encoding FAD/NAD(P)-binding protein: protein MRSDAAVPVAVVGGGFSGVMTAVQLARHGVPVRLFDGGERPGRGVAYGTRDEHHLLNVPAAKMSAFPHDPDHFRAWGELDAGEFARRCDYGRYLDDIRAEHPGVTLEPMSVAAIERAGDGYLMHLADGGSVEAAGVVLALGNEAPAIPRGWEGIDLLANPWSPDAAARLREAAAGNGDILLIGTGLTMVDLVLSLTGLGFEGRMIAVSRRGLLPRAHGPAEPAPVLLEDVPQRDLMALWRWLRRRSAEVDYRAAVDSLRPHTGTLWQSLSLEQRRRFLCHARPWWDVHRHRIAPQVSAQLRDLIAAGRLEIIAGRLARADGGELLVSKRGGGERRIAPMLAVNCTGPLGDVRASANPLLRQLLADGLAGPDPLNLGLQADEQDRVGEHMWAVGPLTKGMYWEMVAVPDIRHQAERVALAISKELAAHG from the coding sequence ATGAGATCTGACGCCGCCGTTCCGGTGGCGGTGGTCGGCGGGGGTTTCTCGGGCGTGATGACCGCGGTCCAGCTCGCCCGTCACGGCGTGCCGGTGCGCCTGTTCGACGGTGGCGAGCGGCCCGGCCGCGGGGTCGCCTATGGCACGCGCGACGAGCATCACCTGCTGAATGTCCCGGCAGCGAAGATGAGCGCCTTTCCGCACGATCCCGATCATTTCCGTGCCTGGGGCGAGCTGGACGCGGGCGAGTTCGCGCGACGCTGCGACTATGGCCGCTATCTCGACGATATCCGCGCCGAGCATCCGGGCGTGACGCTCGAGCCTATGTCCGTCGCCGCGATCGAGCGAGCGGGCGATGGCTACCTTATGCATCTTGCCGATGGCGGCAGTGTTGAAGCGGCCGGCGTGGTGCTGGCGCTCGGCAACGAGGCTCCGGCCATCCCGCGCGGATGGGAAGGCATCGACCTCCTCGCCAACCCCTGGAGCCCCGACGCGGCGGCGCGGCTACGCGAGGCGGCCGCCGGCAATGGCGACATCCTGCTGATCGGCACCGGCCTCACCATGGTCGATCTGGTGCTGAGCCTCACTGGCCTCGGCTTCGAAGGCCGGATGATCGCCGTCAGCCGGCGCGGCCTGCTCCCCCGCGCCCACGGCCCGGCCGAGCCGGCGCCGGTCTTGCTGGAGGACGTGCCCCAACGCGACCTGATGGCGCTGTGGCGCTGGCTGCGCAGGCGCAGCGCCGAAGTTGACTATCGCGCCGCCGTCGATTCGCTCCGTCCGCACACGGGCACGCTGTGGCAGTCGCTTTCCCTCGAGCAGCGCCGCCGCTTCCTCTGTCATGCGAGGCCATGGTGGGACGTCCATCGCCATCGCATCGCGCCTCAGGTCTCGGCGCAGCTCCGCGACCTGATCGCGGCGGGACGGCTGGAGATCATCGCCGGACGCCTCGCCAGGGCTGATGGCGGCGAACTTCTCGTGTCGAAGCGAGGCGGGGGCGAGCGGCGGATCGCTCCCATGCTTGCGGTCAACTGCACCGGCCCGCTCGGCGACGTCCGGGCGAGCGCCAATCCCTTGCTCCGACAACTCCTCGCCGACGGCTTGGCCGGGCCCGATCCGCTCAACCTCGGCCTGCAGGCCGATGAGCAAGACCGCGTCGGCGAGCATATGTGGGCGGTCGGCCCGCTGACCAAAGGCATGTATTGGGAGATGGTCGCCGTTCCCGATATTCGCCACCAGGCCGAGCGCGTCGCCTTGGCCATCTCGAAGGAACTAGCAGCCCATGGCTGA
- the folE gene encoding GTP cyclohydrolase I FolE, protein MAETPDDGDLVAPSPKIPVPAEVAEAVRTLIRWAGDDPEREGLLDTPKRVARAWREYARGYQEDPAAHLYRTFKEVGGYDEIVLLKDIPFQSHCEHHMAPIIGKAHIAYLPGTRVVGISKLARVLHGFARRLQVQERLTAEVADCIWEHLQPKGVAVVIEASHACMTARGVNTPGVMMTTSRMMGTFRADERSRKEVLSLMGKG, encoded by the coding sequence ATGGCTGAAACGCCCGATGACGGCGACCTCGTCGCCCCGTCACCCAAGATCCCCGTGCCGGCTGAGGTCGCCGAGGCAGTTCGCACCCTGATCCGCTGGGCCGGCGACGATCCCGAGCGCGAAGGCCTGCTCGACACCCCGAAGCGCGTCGCCCGTGCGTGGAGGGAGTATGCGCGGGGCTATCAAGAGGATCCCGCCGCGCACCTCTACCGCACCTTCAAGGAGGTCGGCGGCTATGACGAGATCGTGCTGCTGAAGGACATTCCCTTCCAGTCGCATTGCGAGCACCATATGGCGCCGATCATCGGCAAGGCGCACATCGCCTATTTGCCGGGCACGCGCGTCGTCGGCATTTCCAAGCTCGCCCGCGTGCTGCACGGCTTCGCCCGCCGACTGCAGGTGCAGGAGCGGCTGACGGCCGAAGTCGCCGACTGCATCTGGGAGCATCTTCAGCCCAAGGGCGTGGCGGTGGTGATCGAGGCGAGCCACGCCTGCATGACCGCGCGCGGCGTCAACACGCCCGGCGTGATGATGACCACCAGCCGGATGATGGGCACCTTCCGCGCCGACGAGCGCAGCCGCAAGGAAGTGCTCTCGCTGATGGGCAAGGGCTAA
- a CDS encoding sterol desaturase family protein, whose product MIEKRNIPMATLLLGGAALVLFAAEKLRPLRRQTQDEPSRTFRNAAMGALSLTTVSMLEKPVLARLTRLVEERRLGIAQQLPVPALARDALAFLLLDYGIYVWHVLTHKLPALWRLHLVHHVDLDLDTTTALRFHFVDMAVSVPWRALQVALAGASPRAVQAWQTFFFLSVLFHHSNLRLPEQLERRLAWLLTTPRMHGIHHSAARGETNSNWSSGISWWDRLHRTFRLDVPQQRIAIGVPGYRDPNELRLGPSLALPFGRQRSAWDAPMVIRAD is encoded by the coding sequence ATGATCGAGAAGCGGAACATCCCGATGGCGACCCTGCTACTGGGTGGTGCCGCGCTTGTCCTGTTCGCAGCGGAAAAACTGCGCCCGCTCCGACGACAAACTCAGGATGAGCCCAGCAGAACTTTCCGCAATGCCGCCATGGGGGCGTTGTCGCTGACCACCGTGTCGATGCTGGAGAAGCCGGTGCTTGCGCGCCTGACCCGGCTTGTCGAGGAACGCCGGCTCGGTATTGCGCAGCAGCTACCCGTTCCGGCCTTGGCCCGGGACGCCCTCGCCTTTCTGCTGCTCGACTACGGAATTTATGTATGGCACGTGCTTACCCACAAGCTGCCCGCATTGTGGCGACTCCACCTTGTCCACCACGTGGACCTGGACCTTGACACCACCACGGCGCTTCGATTCCACTTCGTCGACATGGCGGTGTCGGTGCCATGGCGCGCCTTGCAGGTGGCGCTTGCCGGCGCATCGCCCCGCGCGGTGCAGGCGTGGCAGACCTTCTTCTTCCTCAGCGTCCTCTTCCACCACAGCAACCTGCGTCTTCCCGAGCAGCTTGAGCGGCGACTTGCGTGGCTGCTGACGACCCCGCGCATGCACGGCATCCACCATTCTGCGGCGCGCGGCGAGACGAATAGCAATTGGTCGAGCGGGATCAGCTGGTGGGACCGCCTTCACCGCACCTTCCGCCTCGACGTCCCGCAACAGCGAATTGCGATCGGCGTTCCCGGCTATCGGGACCCGAACGAGTTGCGGCTTGGTCCATCGCTGGCATTGCCGTTCGGGAGGCAGCGTAGTGCTTGGGACGCGCCGATGGTGATCCGCGCCGATTAG
- a CDS encoding aromatic ring-hydroxylating dioxygenase subunit alpha — protein sequence MATQLRSVPDPLDDLSLPGWLYWHEGFFAAEKQAFLRAAPQVVCHESEIAKAGEWRSLDYLGESVVVIRGDDGEVRAFTNVCRHRGSRLLDGTGGCARLLTCPYHAWSYARDGRLVGVPHASEYPNLDKSKLGLKPVALERWHGFLFVTLEPGAPSVAEMMAPYEHEVAPYRFEELRAIGRVTLRPRDLNWKTIADNYSDALHIPVGHPGLTRLFGRGYRVEANNHVDRMEGDLVEQPSANPSERAYQKYLPEADHLPPSHRRKWLYYKLWPNVAFDIYPDQVDFMQFLPVSATETVIREISYALPDDRREMKAVRYLNWRINRRVNAEDTELIGRVQEGMRSPSYEPGPLGTSEVSLRSFAQKLRRLVPEARLPAPPPGWNGG from the coding sequence ATGGCCACCCAGCTCCGCTCCGTTCCGGACCCGCTCGACGACCTCAGCCTGCCCGGCTGGCTCTACTGGCACGAAGGCTTCTTCGCCGCCGAAAAGCAGGCCTTCCTTCGTGCTGCGCCGCAGGTGGTCTGTCACGAGAGCGAGATCGCCAAGGCCGGCGAGTGGCGCAGCCTCGACTATCTTGGCGAAAGCGTGGTCGTCATCCGCGGCGACGATGGCGAGGTGCGTGCCTTCACCAACGTCTGTCGCCATCGCGGGTCGCGGCTGCTCGACGGCACCGGTGGCTGCGCCCGGCTGCTGACCTGTCCCTATCACGCATGGAGCTACGCACGGGACGGACGGCTGGTGGGCGTTCCCCATGCGTCGGAATATCCGAACCTCGACAAGTCGAAGCTGGGCCTGAAGCCGGTGGCGCTGGAGCGCTGGCACGGCTTCCTGTTCGTCACCCTGGAGCCGGGCGCACCGTCGGTCGCCGAGATGATGGCACCCTACGAGCATGAGGTCGCTCCTTACCGTTTCGAGGAACTGCGCGCGATCGGCCGCGTGACGCTGCGGCCCCGCGACCTCAACTGGAAGACCATCGCCGACAATTATTCCGATGCGCTGCACATCCCCGTCGGCCATCCCGGCCTCACCCGCCTGTTCGGGCGCGGCTACAGGGTCGAGGCGAATAACCATGTCGACCGGATGGAGGGCGACCTCGTCGAGCAGCCCTCGGCCAATCCGTCGGAGCGTGCCTATCAGAAGTATCTGCCCGAGGCCGATCATCTGCCGCCGAGCCACCGCCGCAAGTGGCTCTACTACAAATTGTGGCCGAACGTCGCCTTCGATATCTATCCCGACCAGGTCGATTTCATGCAGTTCCTGCCGGTCTCCGCGACCGAAACCGTGATCCGCGAGATCAGCTATGCGCTGCCCGATGACCGCCGCGAGATGAAGGCGGTGCGCTACCTCAACTGGCGCATCAACCGGCGCGTCAATGCCGAGGACACCGAGCTGATCGGCCGGGTGCAGGAAGGCATGCGCTCGCCGTCCTACGAGCCAGGGCCGCTGGGCACGTCGGAAGTGTCGCTGCGCAGCTTCGCGCAGAAGCTCAGGCGGCTGGTGCCGGAGGCTAGGCTACCGGCGCCGCCGCCCGGCTGGAACGGCGGCTGA
- a CDS encoding APC family permease: MIEPNIAAPPPPPPSKRLGGFMSLAMVVGTMIGSGIYLLPATLAPFGPNIVLAFAVTIAGTMLLAITFARLARRMPGGPFVYVRSAFGDGAAFLTLWSYMVSQWTGVAAVAVAVAGALGFVVPAASGGIGLTIVALGTILILTLVNLTGARSAGWVQVTATLIKVVPLFAVVLLLAIRFGGGQPAEPLAAVPISLAGVAGAAALMLFSLTGFEAATVTTNVTENADRIVPRATILGTGLTGAIYFGATLATLLILPNALAASSSAPFADAIAPLLGPGAGAVVAVIAAISAFGTCNALLLLSAEVGQSLAVPGDLPRLFASTNQAGVPVGSLLVGAGMATLLVIASTSDSFIAVYAFIALVSTVSALVLYAACAGAALKLKIGSGLAVVALIYALAMFVGAGLEATLWGLALAVAGLPIRWLSRRSSRAAAPVA, from the coding sequence ATGATCGAACCCAATATCGCCGCGCCTCCCCCGCCACCGCCTTCCAAGCGTCTCGGCGGCTTCATGAGCCTCGCCATGGTGGTCGGGACGATGATCGGCAGCGGCATCTACCTGCTGCCTGCGACACTTGCGCCGTTCGGGCCCAACATCGTCCTCGCCTTCGCGGTGACCATCGCCGGGACCATGCTGCTTGCGATCACCTTCGCCCGGCTGGCCCGGCGAATGCCCGGCGGCCCCTTCGTCTATGTCCGCTCGGCCTTCGGCGACGGCGCGGCCTTCCTCACCTTGTGGAGCTACATGGTCTCGCAATGGACGGGCGTGGCGGCGGTGGCGGTGGCGGTGGCCGGCGCGCTCGGTTTTGTCGTGCCGGCGGCGAGCGGCGGGATCGGCCTCACCATCGTCGCGCTTGGCACCATCCTCATCCTGACCTTGGTCAACCTGACCGGCGCACGGTCGGCGGGCTGGGTGCAGGTGACAGCCACGCTGATCAAGGTCGTCCCGCTGTTCGCGGTCGTGCTGCTGCTGGCGATACGCTTCGGCGGCGGGCAGCCGGCCGAGCCGCTGGCGGCGGTCCCCATCTCGCTTGCCGGCGTTGCCGGTGCGGCCGCGCTGATGCTCTTCTCGCTGACCGGCTTCGAGGCGGCGACGGTCACCACCAACGTCACGGAGAACGCCGACCGCATCGTCCCGCGCGCCACCATCTTGGGGACCGGGCTGACCGGAGCCATCTATTTTGGTGCGACGCTGGCGACCCTGCTGATCCTGCCGAACGCGCTGGCCGCCTCGAGCAGCGCCCCGTTCGCCGACGCCATCGCGCCCCTGCTCGGACCGGGCGCCGGCGCGGTCGTCGCCGTGATCGCGGCGATCAGCGCCTTCGGCACCTGCAATGCGCTGCTCCTGCTGTCGGCGGAGGTGGGCCAGTCGCTTGCCGTGCCGGGCGACCTGCCGCGGCTGTTCGCGAGCACCAACCAGGCCGGCGTTCCGGTCGGATCCTTGCTCGTCGGGGCAGGCATGGCGACGCTGCTGGTGATCGCGAGCACGTCCGACAGCTTCATCGCCGTCTATGCCTTCATTGCCCTGGTCTCGACCGTCTCGGCGCTGGTGCTCTACGCCGCCTGCGCTGGTGCCGCGCTCAAGCTGAAGATCGGCAGCGGTCTTGCGGTCGTGGCGCTGATCTATGCGCTGGCCATGTTCGTCGGTGCGGGGCTGGAAGCGACCCTGTGGGGCCTGGCGCTAGCCGTTGCCGGCCTGCCGATCCGCTGGCTCAGCCGCCGTTCCAGCCGGGCGGCGGCGCCGGTAGCCTAG
- the fabD gene encoding ACP S-malonyltransferase translates to MRAFIFPGQGSQSVGMGVAVAEASRAAKDVFAEVDEALGAHLSRIMREGPEADLTLTENAQPAIMAHSIAVLRTLGIDLASKGHFVAGHSLGEYSALCAAGSLDLATTARLLKRRGQAMQAAVPVGEGAMAALLGADLDKAQAIAAAAAEGQVCTVANDNDPSQVVISGHRAAIERAIAIAKEHGAKRAVLLPVSAPFHCPLMQPAADAMADALGSTEIKAPAVPVYANVIAAPVSDPDRIRELLVEQVTGMVRWRESIAEMAAAGVEEFVEIGGKVLGPMVKRIAPDARITSVVTMEDIEAVAKEF, encoded by the coding sequence GTGCGGGCATTCATCTTTCCGGGTCAGGGCAGCCAGTCGGTCGGCATGGGCGTCGCGGTCGCCGAGGCGAGCCGGGCGGCGAAGGACGTGTTCGCGGAAGTCGACGAGGCGCTTGGGGCACACCTCTCCCGCATCATGCGCGAGGGGCCGGAGGCCGATCTCACGCTGACCGAGAATGCCCAGCCGGCGATCATGGCGCACAGCATCGCGGTGCTCCGGACGCTCGGGATCGATCTTGCGTCCAAGGGCCACTTTGTCGCCGGTCACAGCCTCGGCGAATATAGCGCGCTCTGCGCCGCCGGCAGCCTCGACCTCGCCACCACCGCGCGTCTCCTCAAGCGGCGCGGCCAGGCGATGCAGGCGGCCGTGCCGGTGGGCGAGGGGGCGATGGCCGCCCTGCTCGGCGCCGACCTCGACAAGGCGCAGGCGATCGCCGCCGCCGCCGCGGAAGGGCAGGTCTGCACCGTCGCCAACGACAATGACCCGAGCCAGGTCGTCATCTCCGGCCACCGTGCCGCGATCGAGCGGGCAATCGCCATCGCCAAGGAGCATGGTGCCAAGCGGGCCGTCCTGCTGCCGGTGTCCGCGCCCTTCCACTGCCCGCTGATGCAGCCGGCGGCGGACGCCATGGCCGATGCGCTCGGATCGACCGAGATCAAGGCGCCGGCGGTGCCCGTCTATGCCAATGTCATCGCCGCGCCGGTGAGCGATCCCGACCGAATCCGCGAACTATTGGTCGAGCAGGTGACCGGCATGGTCCGCTGGCGCGAGAGCATCGCCGAAATGGCGGCTGCCGGCGTCGAGGAGTTCGTCGAGATCGGCGGCAAGGTGCTCGGCCCGATGGTCAAGCGCATCGCGCCGGACGCCCGGATCACGAGCGTTGTCACGATGGAAGATATCGAAGCGGTGGCGAAGGAATTTTGA
- the fabG gene encoding 3-oxoacyl-[acyl-carrier-protein] reductase produces MFDLTGMTALVTGASGGLGSAIAKALAAQGARLAVSGSNADKLEAFRAGLGGDHVALPCNLSDGAAVDQLVPQAVEALGGKLDILVNNAGVTRDNLLMRMKDEEFESVIAINLEAAFRLMRAAAKPMMKARFGRIVSVTSVVGQTGNPGQANYVASKAGLVGMSKAVAQELASRNITVNCVAPGFMTSAMTDALNDAQRAAILAKIPSGAMGTGEDVAAAVIFLASREAGYVTGQTLHVNGGMAMI; encoded by the coding sequence ATGTTCGACCTTACCGGAATGACCGCCCTCGTGACCGGTGCTAGCGGCGGCCTCGGCAGTGCCATCGCGAAGGCGCTCGCGGCCCAGGGCGCCCGGCTGGCGGTCAGCGGCAGCAATGCCGACAAGCTCGAAGCCTTCCGTGCGGGCCTGGGCGGCGACCATGTCGCGCTGCCCTGCAACCTGTCGGACGGCGCCGCGGTCGATCAGCTGGTTCCCCAAGCGGTGGAAGCGCTCGGAGGCAAGCTCGACATCCTCGTCAACAATGCCGGCGTCACCCGCGACAATCTCCTCATGCGGATGAAGGACGAGGAGTTCGAGAGCGTGATCGCGATCAACCTCGAAGCCGCCTTCCGCCTGATGCGCGCAGCCGCGAAGCCGATGATGAAGGCGCGCTTCGGCCGCATCGTCTCGGTCACCTCGGTGGTCGGCCAGACCGGCAATCCCGGGCAGGCCAATTACGTCGCCTCCAAGGCCGGCCTCGTCGGCATGAGCAAGGCGGTCGCGCAGGAGCTCGCCAGCCGCAACATCACCGTCAATTGCGTCGCGCCAGGCTTCATGACCTCGGCGATGACCGACGCGCTGAACGATGCGCAGCGCGCCGCCATCCTCGCCAAGATCCCGTCGGGCGCGATGGGCACCGGCGAGGACGTCGCCGCCGCGGTCATCTTCCTCGCCAGCCGTGAGGCCGGTTACGTCACCGGCCAGACGCTGCACGTCAACGGCGGCATGGCGATGATCTGA